ACACCGACGAGACGACTGTGTCCGTCGACGAACGTGGTCCTGACCGCCGACCGGTGACTGGAACGTTCGTTCCGGAGTTTGCTCGACTCGACGAGGCTATGTTGGACTATCTGGAGGCAATGGACGCGACTGCGGGCGCACTCGCGGTCGCTTCCGACGGCGAAGTGCTGCTCGAACGAGGGTACGGCTGGGCAGATGCAGACCAGTCAGAACCAACGCCGTCGACCGCGGTCTTTCGCATCGGAAGTATCAGCAAGGGACTCACCGCCGCACTCGTAGATCAACTCGTTCACGAGGGAACACTGGAGCGTGACGACCCACTCCTCGAGTATCTCTCCATCGACCCACCGGCAAACGAACTCGCCGACGAACGGTTGGCCGAGGTTACGGTCGAACACGCGCTCGACCACCGCGGCGGGTGGAACCGGTTCGAGACGGGCGATCACATCTGGGACGCCTTCGCCATCGCCGAGACGCTGGGGCTGGATGAGCCGCCGGATCTCGAGGACGCCATCGCGTTCCTGCTCGATCATCCGCTCCACTACGATCCGGGAACCGACGCCATCTACAGCAACGACGGCTACGTCATGCTCGGCGGTGTCGTGAGTGGCGTCTTGGGCGTGGACTACCAGGACGCAGTCGAAGACCGATTGCTGGAACCGCTCGGACTCACTGCCGACGTGGGTGTCGCGCAGGCCGACCCGGAGCGACGACATCCTGACGAGGTCTGGTACGATCCCCGCGATAGGATGGGCGAACGAACCGAGTGTCCGAACGCACTGACGCTCGACGAGGACGAGACCGTTCCCTGTCCGGACGGCGGTCGCCTGTTCGATCACGTCCTGCCCGCCGCAGGACACAGGGCTCGACTACGCGGGGTCGCTCTCCTTGCCGACGAAATACCCCTCGATGTCGGACCACCTGACGAGGTCTCCGGGGACTCCGGCGAACGAACACTGTTCGGTGGCGTCCCGGGGGCGTTCGCCATGGCGGGCCGACACTCCTCGGGCCTGACCGTCGGTGCGGCGATGAATCGGCGCGCTGAGGCCGAGAATACCATCGAGGACCGTGTGTTCGGGGGTCTTGACGAGTTGACGATCTCAGAGACGATCCCTGAGATACCCCTCCACGTTACTGCGGAAAAACATCAAGTCAAGTGGATAATAGATTCGTATATGGGGGGAGGCTCATACCGAACCGAGTAGAACAGCAGAATCTATTTGGGAATTCGTAGGGAGGACAATGCAAGATCCTGCGCGCGAATGCAGCAAGATTCGATGCTCAGCGATACTGATAAGCGATTAGCGAAGATATTATCCGCAAAGACCCTAAGGCGATAGACACTTTCATTCATACAGCTACGAAGACATTCTCGACCTGTATCTGGTAACGATTTTAACTGAAATCTTCAATAGACGCCTGCCCGTTAAGGTCCGATGGTGATTGATACTTTTCAAACTCTTCGTCAACGTCATCAACGAGATCTTCAATTGGTTTTTCAATCACGCCAATTATATCAGATGCATGATATACCTTATACCGGTCTTTTCCGGTCACTTCAGTCAGTACACCATCATCTTCAAGTTCATAAATCGCACTTCGAGCAGCCTGGTAACCAACATCTGCCCTGTCTTCGGCCTGGGTTATAGTAATTACTGGGTTTTTAAATAACTCATAGATAATGGTGAGGAGTGTTTCCGACCTCCGTCCCTGATAATCTTCCCGATATTTATCTCTGAGTTCTAACAATTCTTTAGATCTTATGAACACTTCCTTACTCTGGTCAATAAC
The Halalkaliarchaeum desulfuricum DNA segment above includes these coding regions:
- a CDS encoding serine hydrolase, translating into MRPPRRAVLTSLATVPVILAGCQTLRPADDSTPESDPEDIEDNETTPSHGEEAATTTPPEVTARIDLRVERTVAPVAVLADASESTVPDDRNVTYEWQIVPESGQRVNRTGPALSYGFETPGTHRLSVTVVAEDGDTTMSDTDETTVSVDERGPDRRPVTGTFVPEFARLDEAMLDYLEAMDATAGALAVASDGEVLLERGYGWADADQSEPTPSTAVFRIGSISKGLTAALVDQLVHEGTLERDDPLLEYLSIDPPANELADERLAEVTVEHALDHRGGWNRFETGDHIWDAFAIAETLGLDEPPDLEDAIAFLLDHPLHYDPGTDAIYSNDGYVMLGGVVSGVLGVDYQDAVEDRLLEPLGLTADVGVAQADPERRHPDEVWYDPRDRMGERTECPNALTLDEDETVPCPDGGRLFDHVLPAAGHRARLRGVALLADEIPLDVGPPDEVSGDSGERTLFGGVPGAFAMAGRHSSGLTVGAAMNRRAEAENTIEDRVFGGLDELTISETIPEIPLHVTAEKHQVKWIIDSYMGGGSYRTE